From the genome of Pukyongia salina, one region includes:
- a CDS encoding aminotransferase class V-fold PLP-dependent enzyme, translated as MSQRRAFLKSAALAAVSVPFLSFDNKQTWSLEPLLDTFQDPEAYWRMVRKQFPLKEGQTYFNNGTMGPTPGYVLDTMINHMLHYNKEAATIDYKDGSGPELLSGYFPYLELREKLARIVNCDHKEISLTQNATFGMNYVGMGLDLKAGDELLNTNQEHGGGFGAWQTLAKRKGCVYKQATMPVPANDPQQIVDAIFKEVTPRTRVIAIPHIVSVYGVVMPVKAICEKARERGIFTILDGAQCVGHVDVDVKSIGCDAYYSSLHKWMLAPAGSGLLYINKEVVGDIWTTIASYNWDNQEDHGFRLMQNGTGNPALIAGYDAAVDFFNSIGKERWLGRIKELGAYLRDGLKDMPHVTISSPTNEDMAAGITTYAVNGLTGPELQKTLWERERLQPRSVGTELLRHSVHIYNSKEEIDKALTVISDLR; from the coding sequence ATGTCACAACGCCGCGCCTTTTTAAAATCGGCCGCTCTAGCAGCTGTATCTGTTCCATTCCTTTCTTTCGATAATAAACAAACCTGGTCGCTCGAACCCCTGCTTGATACTTTCCAGGATCCGGAAGCCTACTGGCGAATGGTACGAAAACAATTTCCACTTAAGGAAGGACAAACCTATTTTAACAACGGCACTATGGGGCCAACCCCAGGTTATGTATTGGACACCATGATCAATCATATGCTGCATTATAATAAAGAAGCAGCAACGATCGATTATAAGGATGGCTCCGGTCCGGAACTGCTTAGCGGGTATTTTCCTTATCTCGAATTGAGGGAAAAACTCGCGAGGATAGTTAACTGCGACCACAAAGAGATCTCGCTCACTCAGAACGCGACCTTCGGGATGAATTATGTAGGTATGGGCCTCGACTTGAAGGCTGGGGACGAATTACTCAATACCAACCAGGAACACGGTGGTGGTTTTGGTGCCTGGCAAACTCTGGCAAAAAGAAAGGGCTGCGTATACAAACAAGCCACAATGCCTGTTCCGGCCAATGATCCTCAACAAATAGTGGATGCTATCTTCAAGGAAGTTACCCCTAGAACGCGGGTGATCGCCATTCCACATATAGTGTCGGTTTACGGGGTGGTAATGCCCGTAAAAGCCATCTGCGAAAAGGCCAGGGAACGTGGTATTTTTACCATCCTGGACGGAGCCCAGTGTGTGGGTCATGTGGATGTGGACGTGAAATCAATAGGCTGTGATGCTTACTACAGCAGTTTACACAAGTGGATGTTGGCACCAGCTGGTAGCGGACTTCTATACATTAACAAGGAGGTGGTAGGCGATATCTGGACCACCATTGCCAGCTATAATTGGGATAACCAGGAGGACCATGGTTTCAGGCTTATGCAAAACGGCACTGGAAACCCGGCATTGATCGCCGGTTACGATGCCGCTGTCGATTTCTTCAATAGTATTGGCAAGGAACGCTGGCTGGGCAGGATAAAAGAATTAGGGGCCTACCTGAGAGACGGCCTGAAAGATATGCCGCATGTTACCATTTCATCTCCTACTAACGAAGACATGGCTGCCGGAATCACCACCTATGCGGTAAATGGACTCACGGGACCCGAACTTCAGAAAACACTTTGGGAGAGGGAAAGACTGCAACCCCGTTCGGTAGGAACAGAGCTGTTGCGCCACTCTGTGCACATATACAATTCGAAGGAAGAGATCGACAAAGCCCTGACGGTGATTTCGGATTTAAGATGA
- a CDS encoding NAD(P)-dependent alcohol dehydrogenase, which yields MQTTSIKAYGTEAADADIKQLQIKRRLPLTNDVEIDIMYCGVCHSDLHFARNDWGMTEYPVVPGHEIVGRVTRVGDGVTKYKTGDLVAVGCLVDSCRSCNNCKNDLEQYCPEWVGTYGGFDKHLQTPTHGGYSETIVVDEEFVLSVPENLDAAGVAPVLCAGITTWSPLRHWKVGKGSKVAVVGLGGLGHMAIKLAHALGAHVTLFSRSTNKIEDAKKLGANEVIISTDESQMEAASGRFDLIVDTVPYEHDLNPYVGTLSTNGTLVVVGYLGPLDPMLVTVPMIMGRKSVAGSLIGGIAETQELLDFCGEHNIVSDIEMINMQNINDAYERMLKSDVKYRFVIDMKSLKES from the coding sequence ATGCAAACAACATCCATAAAGGCCTATGGCACAGAAGCTGCCGATGCCGATATTAAACAATTACAAATAAAAAGACGTCTTCCACTAACTAATGATGTGGAAATCGATATAATGTACTGTGGAGTTTGTCATTCCGACTTACATTTTGCGCGTAACGACTGGGGTATGACGGAGTATCCGGTGGTTCCCGGCCACGAGATCGTGGGAAGAGTTACTCGGGTAGGTGATGGCGTTACAAAGTATAAAACAGGAGACTTGGTGGCCGTTGGTTGTTTGGTAGATTCTTGCAGGAGCTGTAACAACTGTAAAAACGATTTAGAGCAGTATTGCCCTGAATGGGTTGGAACCTATGGAGGATTTGATAAGCATTTACAGACACCAACACACGGAGGATATTCGGAAACTATAGTAGTGGATGAGGAATTTGTTCTAAGTGTCCCCGAAAATCTCGATGCTGCAGGTGTGGCACCGGTGCTGTGTGCGGGGATCACAACCTGGTCGCCTCTGCGACACTGGAAGGTTGGCAAAGGCAGTAAAGTAGCTGTTGTTGGCCTTGGCGGTTTGGGACATATGGCGATAAAACTTGCCCACGCTCTTGGGGCTCATGTAACTCTGTTTTCTCGTTCTACCAATAAAATTGAAGACGCAAAAAAACTAGGAGCTAACGAGGTGATCATTTCTACAGACGAATCCCAGATGGAAGCAGCCTCGGGCAGATTCGATCTTATTGTAGATACCGTACCTTATGAACACGATCTTAACCCTTATGTAGGAACTCTTTCCACTAACGGAACCCTCGTTGTAGTTGGGTATTTAGGGCCATTAGATCCTATGTTAGTTACTGTCCCTATGATCATGGGCAGGAAGTCTGTTGCCGGATCGCTCATTGGAGGAATTGCCGAAACTCAGGAATTACTGGATTTTTGTGGGGAACACAATATTGTTTCCGATATTGAAATGATAAATATGCAAAATATCAACGATGCCTATGAGCGCATGCTTAAAAGCGATGTTAAATATCGCTTTGTAATCGATATGAAGTCGTTGAAGGAATCTTAA
- a CDS encoding DUF1330 domain-containing protein encodes MTYYSVLNVTPTSEEWIPEYIPTASKLVAAHGGKYLSRTVTHEQLEGADAPAAVRVIIEWPSKEAATAFMNDPAYSPFLKMRTNGSNSEHFLLAGQDDMAQ; translated from the coding sequence ATGACATATTATTCTGTTTTAAATGTTACTCCTACATCCGAAGAGTGGATCCCGGAGTACATTCCAACTGCCTCAAAACTTGTTGCTGCCCACGGCGGAAAATACCTTTCAAGAACTGTTACTCATGAACAGCTGGAAGGAGCAGATGCACCCGCAGCTGTACGCGTGATCATCGAATGGCCATCTAAAGAAGCAGCCACAGCCTTTATGAATGATCCGGCTTATTCGCCTTTCTTAAAGATGCGAACCAATGGATCGAATAGTGAACATTTTCTATTAGCCGGTCAGGACGACATGGCCCAATAA
- a CDS encoding TonB-dependent receptor plug domain-containing protein: MKLYSVYISAIVLLSSSALTAQHKIIGTVSNNKDKPIAGAQIFLDSINSNVKTNKNGEYQVLTMGDLKALHVYTPKYGLLSHDYNGEQKVDFVYIDGRLSSGERLSNKDKVSIGYDEKDEKYIAVKIDVVDADKRIDATRFLSIYDLIRDQLPGVRVSSDNKITIRGVNSLISAQDPLFVVDGNVVSSIDYILPVDVDKISVLKGSETSIYGSRGANGVILIRTKK; this comes from the coding sequence ATGAAACTTTATTCAGTATATATAAGTGCTATTGTCCTTCTTAGCAGTTCTGCCCTCACTGCCCAACATAAGATCATTGGTACGGTCTCCAACAACAAGGATAAACCAATAGCCGGCGCACAGATCTTCCTGGATTCTATCAACTCGAACGTGAAGACCAATAAAAATGGCGAATACCAGGTTTTAACCATGGGAGATCTAAAAGCTCTACATGTGTATACTCCCAAATACGGACTCCTCTCCCACGACTATAACGGGGAGCAGAAAGTAGACTTTGTATATATAGACGGGCGGCTATCTTCCGGGGAAAGATTGAGTAATAAGGACAAGGTTTCCATTGGTTACGATGAGAAAGATGAAAAATATATAGCCGTGAAGATAGATGTGGTAGATGCCGATAAACGCATTGATGCTACTCGTTTCTTGAGTATTTACGACCTTATTCGAGACCAACTTCCGGGCGTTAGGGTTAGCAGTGATAATAAGATCACTATACGGGGAGTAAATTCACTTATTTCGGCCCAAGATCCTTTATTTGTGGTGGATGGGAATGTGGTTTCCTCTATTGATTATATACTTCCGGTGGATGTGGATAAAATAAGTGTTCTAAAAGGAAGTGAAACTTCCATTTATGGTTCCCGGGGAGCCAACGGGGTGATTCTTATAAGAACCAAAAAGTAA
- a CDS encoding formylglycine-generating enzyme family protein, translating to MKFFYRLLLAALVFPAFCFSNNIQLTIVSFSKESGIVQFDLTWENAWMNKKNHDAAWVFVKFIDKDGSYIHGNLAASPHEASNNFGPTMEVQVSKDRIGAFIVPLEYHRGAVIANFKLKIDTELLKRIGDEHEVRVYAIEMVYIPEGAFYVGSTEQEAIDYASFYQSDASGEPAGPYRIASEDQTIKVGKKTGDLYYKTGDSPYRGDQSGVIPAEFPKGHQAFYIMKYETTQGLYADFLNAIHPELAAALSPHTIEGYYDKKGCIRFENGTYRADTYDRPANFITWDDGMAFADWAGLRPMTEFEFTKAARGPELPIAHGFPWGTDSTDKLKRVVTLDDELVLLNGLSEKQLADATRPAFGASYYWVMDLAGSLWEKCVTIGHHIGRAYKGTHGDGILSSQGTATNPDWPKGISEEGGYGYRGGGYYDHDMKVSDYNPHSPISYRPYGSWAGGDRSIAYSQRLVRTVD from the coding sequence ATGAAATTCTTTTACAGGCTCTTGCTTGCTGCACTTGTCTTTCCGGCATTTTGCTTTTCCAATAACATTCAATTAACCATCGTATCATTTTCTAAAGAATCGGGCATTGTTCAATTTGATCTCACTTGGGAAAATGCCTGGATGAACAAAAAGAACCACGATGCTGCCTGGGTTTTTGTGAAATTTATAGATAAAGACGGGAGTTATATACACGGTAATCTAGCCGCCTCCCCTCATGAGGCTAGTAATAATTTCGGGCCTACGATGGAGGTACAAGTAAGTAAAGATCGAATAGGGGCTTTTATAGTTCCTCTTGAATATCACCGGGGTGCGGTCATTGCAAATTTTAAACTGAAGATCGACACTGAACTACTTAAAAGAATAGGTGATGAGCACGAAGTTCGTGTCTACGCCATCGAAATGGTTTATATCCCTGAAGGCGCATTTTATGTTGGCTCCACAGAACAGGAAGCTATTGATTATGCCTCTTTTTACCAATCGGATGCTTCTGGGGAACCGGCCGGACCTTATAGGATCGCTTCAGAGGACCAAACGATTAAGGTGGGCAAAAAAACCGGGGATCTTTACTACAAGACAGGTGATTCTCCTTACAGGGGAGATCAATCAGGTGTTATTCCAGCCGAATTTCCGAAGGGCCATCAGGCTTTTTATATTATGAAATATGAAACCACCCAGGGATTGTATGCAGATTTCCTGAATGCGATTCATCCTGAACTGGCCGCGGCCTTAAGTCCGCATACCATTGAGGGTTATTACGATAAAAAAGGCTGTATCCGCTTTGAGAATGGCACCTATCGTGCCGATACCTACGACCGGCCGGCTAATTTTATTACCTGGGATGACGGTATGGCATTTGCCGATTGGGCTGGTTTGCGGCCTATGACCGAATTTGAGTTCACCAAAGCAGCTCGCGGTCCCGAACTGCCTATTGCGCACGGATTTCCATGGGGAACAGATTCTACCGATAAATTAAAACGGGTGGTCACCCTCGATGATGAACTGGTTCTATTAAATGGATTATCTGAAAAACAATTGGCAGATGCCACACGCCCGGCCTTTGGTGCATCCTACTATTGGGTAATGGACCTCGCCGGCAGCCTATGGGAAAAATGTGTCACGATTGGACATCATATAGGCAGAGCATACAAGGGAACTCATGGAGACGGGATCTTATCCAGCCAGGGTACAGCCACCAATCCCGATTGGCCTAAAGGTATTTCGGAAGAAGGCGGTTACGGCTATCGTGGTGGCGGATACTACGATCACGACATGAAAGTAAGCGACTATAATCCTCACAGTCCAATCTCTTACCGTCCTTATGGTAGCTGGGCAGGTGGAGATCGATCAATCGCCTATAGCCAAAGGTTAGTGAGAACCGTCGATTAA
- a CDS encoding winged helix-turn-helix domain-containing protein — translation MKRRIFFYIISLIILILIWFLSINRNTTDIFSEKVKISLREVGDQLLREYQDSTSRVLPVIEEDPSFFNLSFENDLGFYPESLVAAIDSSFRSRQLSENYLVEVIQCGDKEVAYSFEVDTGVERTVIACAERKLPSACYTITVRFADRVVTKTASNAWIYLLFFFGIIGLLEFYFYRNKGGSQKAEGIDHYTTLGSFRFYPDQNKLVKQATEISLSKKEGELLAILVGHANKVVKRDELTKKVWEDNGVIVGRSLDTYISKLRKKLQEDDRIRIVNVHGVGYKLEVT, via the coding sequence ATGAAAAGAAGGATCTTTTTCTACATCATTTCACTCATAATTCTCATATTGATATGGTTTCTATCAATAAATAGAAACACAACCGATATTTTTTCTGAAAAAGTAAAGATCTCACTGCGAGAGGTAGGTGATCAATTGTTGCGTGAGTACCAGGATTCTACCTCCAGGGTGCTTCCCGTTATTGAAGAAGATCCTTCTTTTTTCAATCTTTCCTTTGAGAACGACCTTGGGTTTTACCCTGAAAGCCTCGTTGCAGCAATCGATAGCAGCTTTCGATCTCGACAATTAAGTGAGAATTACCTTGTGGAAGTGATCCAGTGTGGCGATAAGGAGGTGGCTTATAGTTTTGAAGTGGATACCGGGGTAGAACGTACGGTTATTGCTTGTGCAGAACGAAAATTACCCTCGGCCTGCTATACCATTACAGTTCGCTTTGCAGATAGGGTAGTAACGAAAACTGCTTCAAACGCTTGGATCTACCTGCTTTTTTTCTTCGGAATAATAGGGTTGCTAGAATTTTATTTTTACCGAAATAAAGGAGGTTCACAAAAAGCCGAAGGAATTGACCATTATACCACCTTAGGTAGTTTCAGATTTTATCCCGACCAAAACAAACTGGTAAAACAGGCCACCGAAATAAGCTTGTCGAAAAAAGAAGGTGAGTTATTAGCAATTTTAGTTGGGCACGCCAACAAGGTGGTAAAAAGAGACGAGTTAACCAAGAAGGTATGGGAAGACAACGGGGTAATAGTGGGTCGTAGTCTCGACACCTATATTTCTAAACTGCGCAAAAAACTACAGGAGGACGATCGCATCCGTATTGTAAACGTACACGGAGTGGGTTATAAGCTGGAAGTGACATAA
- a CDS encoding patatin-like phospholipase family protein, producing the protein MDSQDFKPFESIGLCFSGGGYRATFFALGVVSYLNKVTFKNKSLLQNVEALSTVSGGTLLGVAYAKAAQDPSKSFQSFFSEFYSTFEPANDVLLETAVKKLEDDKVWEEHSYKKRSLINAFALTYAEMDLFSGSFKMFETSPSEHVQHLCFNATDFSFGLAFRFQNTGLFGNKPLNNREVDAIKYKVQLGDIVASSSCFPIGFEPLVFPDDYFNDHNNAKYKAVKGLDRFIDGVGIMDGGIADNQGIGSMINISEQKSRDRELDLIIVNDVGSYKMIPWQQDTTPVVKSNSLKSSIAKLLGYFGLKPLYWIILVLGLLIIVLNSLEVFKGQAWTSLYIVGSVIAGVGITLTVVGIVLGITKVFGLSGLKRFLKDNIPEPLLDDVMSFEKLGIDLLKRMLTDRLTSGEKMINDIFLKQIRRLNYKLLYTKESLKNKLITSTVYALNGKKTPYSNNLNYNKDIKPTPSKLLKSVCLTASETPTTLWWDKTDIAKNRMDTLIACGQFTSCYQLMDYILRLKKEIKDPKFDWSSFDALYKQLSEHWKEFNKDPLFMVEEYKKQIKV; encoded by the coding sequence ATGGATTCTCAAGATTTTAAACCTTTCGAAAGTATTGGCCTTTGTTTTAGTGGCGGGGGCTACAGAGCCACTTTTTTTGCCCTCGGTGTAGTTTCGTATCTCAATAAGGTAACATTTAAAAACAAAAGCTTACTGCAGAATGTGGAAGCCTTGAGCACAGTAAGTGGCGGTACCCTATTAGGTGTTGCCTACGCCAAAGCAGCACAGGACCCTTCAAAGAGTTTCCAGTCGTTTTTTTCTGAATTCTATTCTACCTTCGAGCCGGCCAATGACGTCCTTTTGGAGACCGCAGTAAAAAAACTTGAAGACGACAAGGTATGGGAAGAACATTCGTATAAAAAGCGTTCGTTGATCAATGCCTTTGCACTTACTTATGCCGAAATGGATCTGTTTAGCGGTTCTTTCAAGATGTTCGAGACCAGCCCTTCGGAACATGTACAGCACCTTTGTTTTAATGCTACCGATTTTTCTTTCGGACTCGCATTTAGATTTCAGAATACAGGACTTTTTGGGAATAAACCCTTAAACAACAGGGAGGTAGATGCCATAAAATATAAAGTGCAATTAGGGGATATAGTGGCCTCCTCGTCCTGCTTTCCAATTGGCTTCGAACCTTTGGTGTTCCCGGACGATTACTTCAATGACCATAACAATGCAAAGTATAAAGCTGTAAAGGGCCTGGACCGATTTATCGATGGAGTAGGGATCATGGATGGGGGTATAGCCGACAACCAAGGGATAGGAAGTATGATCAATATCAGTGAACAGAAAAGTAGGGACAGAGAGCTGGATCTAATCATAGTAAATGATGTGGGAAGTTATAAAATGATTCCCTGGCAACAGGATACAACCCCTGTGGTGAAGAGCAATTCACTAAAAAGCAGTATTGCGAAGCTACTTGGATATTTCGGCTTGAAACCGCTTTACTGGATCATTCTTGTCCTGGGATTACTTATCATTGTCTTAAACTCACTTGAAGTATTTAAAGGCCAGGCCTGGACCTCCTTATACATAGTTGGAAGTGTAATTGCGGGTGTGGGTATAACCCTTACCGTGGTAGGGATCGTTTTAGGTATAACAAAGGTTTTTGGGTTAAGCGGTTTGAAAAGATTTCTGAAGGATAATATCCCGGAGCCGCTGCTGGACGATGTAATGAGTTTTGAGAAACTGGGGATCGACCTGCTAAAGCGAATGCTCACAGACAGACTAACATCGGGAGAAAAAATGATCAATGATATCTTCCTAAAACAAATACGCCGTCTTAACTACAAGCTACTATACACCAAAGAAAGCTTGAAAAATAAGCTTATTACCTCTACGGTCTATGCATTGAACGGTAAGAAAACACCTTATTCGAATAACCTGAACTACAATAAAGACATAAAACCGACGCCTTCCAAACTATTAAAAAGCGTATGTCTCACGGCTTCCGAAACTCCCACAACGCTCTGGTGGGATAAAACAGATATTGCTAAGAACCGCATGGATACGCTAATTGCCTGCGGGCAGTTTACAAGTTGTTATCAACTAATGGATTATATCCTAAGGTTGAAAAAAGAGATAAAAGATCCCAAATTCGATTGGAGTTCCTTCGATGCCTTGTATAAACAATTATCTGAGCACTGGAAGGAATTCAACAAGGATCCCTTATTTATGGTGGAAGAGTATAAGAAGCAAATTAAGGTGTAA
- a CDS encoding WD40/YVTN/BNR-like repeat-containing protein, with translation MRTSITLFISFLLIFTVCLTAQENSEKSENIYNGLELRSIGPAFMSGRISDIDIHPDNESIWYVAVGSGGVWKTENSGTTWTPVFDKQSSYSIGAVTIDPNNPDTVWVGTGEDSGGRHVGYGDGIYKSIDGGKTWKNMGLANSQHISRILVHPFDSQVVWVTAQGPLWSKGGDRGVYKTTDGGKTWNKTLGDNEWTGATDIVMNPQDPDVLYAATWQRHRTVAAYMGGGPGTALYKSTDGGDTWTKLTNGIPTSWMGKTGLAISYHNPNVVYAAIELDRRKGGLYRSEDAGASWNKMSETISGGTGPHYYQELYASPHQEGRLYLMDNNLQISEDGGKTFYRMNEKNKHGDNHAIAFRKNDPNYLIVGSDGGLYESFDLTKTWKYIENLPVTQFYKMAVDDAEPFYNIYGGTQDNSTQSGPSRTDNVHGIQNSDWRVILNWDGHQPATEPGNPNIVYAERQEGTLSRIDMSTGEVVDIQPQPGENEDYERYNWDAPILVSPHSPTTIYFASQRVWKSTNRGDSWTPISGDLTKDEERITLPIMGKQQSWDAPWDVYAMSNYNTITSLAESPKQQGLIYAGTDDGLIQVTEDGGANWRMINVGNLPGVPATAFVNDIKADLFDANTVYVALDNHKYGDFNPYLLKSTDKGRTWRSIASNIPKRTLVWRLVQDHVKPGLMFLATEFGLYFTVNDGGSWTELEGGVPTISFRDIAIQRRENDLIGASFGRGFYVLDDYSALRDISDATLKQEAKLFGVRDAWWYVPRSHLSFGPGKGSQGDSHFVAPNPDFGATFTYYLKDAPKTMEQMRQDSEKNKNTAAVPFPGWDKLSDEINEADPVLTFAISDANGNIVRKLNTKPKKGVNRLSWDLRYPDLDVIKLNDKSDTERAAFLAPPGNYKVEMFLTENGNTRKLDGPVSFRVKPLHKNSLPGSSVDAVSNFWRSFENTSKAASKFDLDLSKSLKRVKAMQIAVSRSSLAPGTVDNELESLMRDLQDLSSHYYGNPAKGEIGEKGRPTVGERMFAVYRGIERATYGPTPQHSTQLEIVKKELNSANAKLNSVQQKLDVIYKKLQAAGAPYVEE, from the coding sequence ATGAGAACATCCATAACACTTTTCATCAGCTTTTTGCTAATTTTTACAGTTTGTCTTACAGCCCAGGAAAATTCAGAAAAATCTGAAAATATTTATAACGGACTTGAACTTAGAAGCATCGGGCCTGCCTTTATGAGTGGTCGTATTTCCGATATCGATATTCATCCGGACAATGAAAGCATTTGGTATGTAGCCGTTGGATCTGGAGGGGTTTGGAAAACTGAGAACTCAGGTACCACATGGACACCTGTATTTGATAAGCAGTCCTCCTACTCCATAGGAGCCGTTACCATAGATCCTAATAACCCGGACACCGTTTGGGTTGGAACCGGTGAGGATTCCGGCGGCCGACATGTAGGCTATGGCGATGGGATCTATAAGAGTATTGACGGAGGAAAGACCTGGAAGAATATGGGGCTCGCAAATTCACAGCATATCTCACGAATTCTTGTTCATCCGTTCGACAGCCAGGTTGTGTGGGTTACCGCGCAGGGACCACTTTGGAGTAAAGGAGGCGATCGCGGCGTATATAAAACAACAGATGGAGGAAAAACCTGGAATAAAACGCTGGGTGATAACGAATGGACAGGGGCAACCGATATTGTGATGAATCCACAGGACCCTGATGTTTTATACGCTGCTACCTGGCAACGACACAGAACGGTAGCTGCTTATATGGGTGGCGGTCCCGGAACCGCATTGTATAAAAGTACAGATGGTGGTGATACCTGGACCAAATTAACAAACGGGATCCCAACATCCTGGATGGGAAAGACCGGCCTTGCCATCTCCTACCATAATCCGAATGTGGTTTACGCAGCCATTGAACTGGACAGACGCAAAGGTGGTCTGTATCGTTCTGAAGACGCGGGAGCATCATGGAACAAGATGTCTGAAACGATCTCCGGGGGAACCGGACCACATTATTATCAGGAACTTTACGCCTCTCCACATCAGGAGGGCAGGTTGTATCTCATGGATAATAATTTACAGATCTCTGAGGACGGCGGAAAGACCTTTTACCGCATGAACGAAAAAAACAAACATGGAGATAACCACGCTATAGCCTTCAGAAAAAATGACCCAAACTATCTTATAGTAGGTTCAGACGGAGGGTTATATGAGTCTTTCGATCTTACCAAAACCTGGAAATACATCGAGAATCTGCCCGTAACCCAATTTTACAAAATGGCGGTAGACGATGCAGAACCATTCTACAATATTTATGGAGGAACGCAGGATAACAGTACCCAGAGTGGGCCTTCCCGCACAGATAATGTACACGGGATTCAAAACAGCGACTGGCGGGTAATTCTGAACTGGGATGGCCATCAGCCCGCTACAGAACCCGGAAACCCCAATATTGTGTATGCCGAGCGGCAGGAAGGTACCTTATCCAGGATCGATATGAGTACGGGCGAAGTAGTGGATATTCAACCGCAACCCGGAGAGAATGAAGATTATGAGAGATATAACTGGGATGCTCCTATTTTGGTGAGTCCACACTCCCCTACTACCATCTATTTTGCCTCACAACGTGTATGGAAATCGACCAATCGCGGCGATAGCTGGACCCCGATCTCGGGAGATCTTACAAAGGACGAAGAGCGAATTACCCTGCCTATAATGGGTAAGCAGCAGAGTTGGGATGCGCCCTGGGATGTGTATGCCATGTCTAATTACAACACTATCACTTCTCTTGCCGAATCCCCCAAACAACAAGGATTGATCTATGCGGGGACTGATGATGGACTCATTCAGGTAACAGAAGACGGCGGGGCGAATTGGAGAATGATCAATGTGGGAAATCTGCCTGGTGTTCCGGCCACAGCATTCGTAAACGATATAAAAGCCGATCTATTCGATGCCAATACCGTCTATGTAGCCTTAGACAATCATAAATACGGAGATTTCAATCCATATTTGCTGAAAAGTACAGATAAAGGCAGAACCTGGCGTTCGATTGCAAGTAATATCCCAAAACGAACTCTAGTCTGGAGATTGGTACAGGATCATGTAAAACCCGGTCTTATGTTCCTCGCTACAGAGTTCGGACTCTATTTTACAGTGAATGATGGAGGTTCATGGACAGAACTGGAAGGTGGTGTGCCAACCATCTCCTTCCGTGATATCGCTATTCAGCGCAGAGAAAATGATCTTATCGGGGCTTCCTTCGGAAGGGGATTCTACGTTCTCGATGACTATTCCGCTTTGCGAGATATTTCGGATGCCACCCTGAAGCAGGAAGCAAAACTATTTGGTGTTCGGGATGCCTGGTGGTATGTACCCCGCTCGCACTTGAGCTTCGGGCCGGGAAAGGGAAGTCAGGGCGATTCACATTTCGTAGCCCCTAACCCGGATTTTGGTGCCACTTTCACCTATTATCTAAAAGACGCACCGAAAACGATGGAGCAAATGCGGCAGGATTCAGAAAAAAATAAAAATACAGCCGCTGTACCTTTCCCTGGATGGGATAAGCTATCAGATGAGATAAACGAAGCAGATCCCGTGCTAACCTTTGCCATAAGTGATGCCAACGGAAATATAGTACGTAAACTAAATACGAAACCAAAAAAAGGAGTGAACAGACTTAGCTGGGATCTTCGCTATCCAGATCTGGATGTTATAAAACTCAACGACAAGAGTGATACAGAGCGTGCTGCATTTTTAGCACCCCCGGGGAATTACAAAGTGGAAATGTTCTTAACCGAAAATGGAAATACCCGTAAACTGGATGGCCCGGTATCATTTAGAGTGAAGCCGCTGCATAAGAATTCTCTACCGGGATCTTCTGTAGATGCAGTATCTAATTTCTGGAGGTCCTTTGAGAATACCTCTAAAGCAGCCTCTAAATTCGACCTGGATCTTAGCAAATCTCTGAAACGAGTCAAGGCAATGCAGATCGCTGTTAGCAGGAGTAGTCTGGCACCCGGAACTGTAGATAACGAATTAGAGAGTTTGATGCGCGATCTTCAGGATCTTTCATCTCATTACTACGGGAATCCGGCCAAGGGTGAAATAGGAGAAAAAGGAAGGCCCACGGTTGGGGAACGAATGTTTGCTGTGTATCGCGGTATAGAACGCGCTACCTACGGCCCTACACCCCAGCATAGTACGCAGCTTGAAATTGTAAAGAAAGAGCTGAATTCGGCTAATGCGAAATTAAATTCGGTGCAGCAGAAATTGGACGTGATCTATAAGAAACTACAGGCAGCCGGAGCTCCTTATGTAGAAGAGTAA